A genomic segment from Clostridium pasteurianum BC1 encodes:
- a CDS encoding GIY-YIG nuclease family protein: MNYVYILKCSDGTLYTGYTNDLKNRLMVHNSGKGAKYTRGRLPVEIVYSEAFETKSEATKREYYIKQLSRAEKLKLIGERKSKRVV; encoded by the coding sequence ATGAATTATGTTTACATTTTAAAGTGCAGCGATGGCACACTATATACGGGATATACAAATGATTTAAAAAATAGATTAATGGTTCATAATAGTGGAAAAGGGGCAAAATATACAAGGGGAAGACTTCCTGTTGAGATTGTATATTCTGAGGCTTTTGAAACAAAAAGTGAAGCTACTAAAAGAGAATATTATATAAAGCAGCTTAGTAGAGCTGAAAAATTAAAGCTTATTGGTGAAAGAAAGAGTAAAAGGGTGGTATAA
- a CDS encoding Crp/Fnr family transcriptional regulator, with protein MILLQDSLNIIKNIPIFSHLSDEALQKIIELQNIKKYKKGEIIFYEGDKGEAFFFVRSGRVKIYKTSFDGKDITLNILGEGSIFAEVTLFNDINYPATVEVMENSEIGMILNKDIEKMILNNTTLALQIIKVLTKRLYRSQKALKEMAFSDTYKRISMTLLDLCERHGKETELGIEIDINITRQDIANMVGTSRETVSRIISELKREKILDTYSKKIIVIDKNRLRECTDEY; from the coding sequence GTGATACTTTTGCAGGATTCTTTAAACATAATAAAAAATATCCCTATATTTTCTCATCTTTCCGATGAAGCTTTACAAAAAATAATTGAATTACAAAATATAAAAAAATATAAAAAAGGGGAAATAATTTTTTATGAAGGAGATAAGGGAGAGGCTTTTTTCTTTGTTAGATCAGGAAGAGTTAAAATCTATAAAACCTCTTTTGATGGCAAAGATATTACTCTAAATATACTAGGTGAAGGTTCAATTTTTGCAGAAGTCACTCTATTCAATGACATTAATTATCCTGCCACTGTAGAAGTAATGGAAAACAGTGAGATAGGAATGATTTTAAATAAAGATATTGAAAAAATGATTTTAAATAACACTACATTAGCTCTACAGATAATCAAAGTTCTTACTAAAAGACTTTATCGCTCTCAAAAGGCCCTTAAAGAAATGGCTTTTAGTGACACCTATAAAAGAATATCTATGACCTTATTAGATTTATGTGAAAGGCATGGTAAAGAAACTGAACTTGGAATTGAGATTGATATAAACATAACAAGGCAGGATATAGCAAATATGGTTGGTACCTCTCGTGAAACTGTGAGTAGAATTATAAGCGAGCTTAAAAGAGAAAAGATCCTTGATACCTACTCTAAAAAAATTATAGTCATTGACAAAAACAGATTAAGAGAATGTACTGATGAATATTAG
- a CDS encoding glycosyltransferase family 39 protein, with protein MFSLKNEKRSIKVLLFLSCLILFSLILISIFYYGNTTLLGNFYEPNNDDVKFIRSAWNLVQTGVYTYHAPPNPTVFMMPGVAYTLAFFMSIFNKFGGLTAFRIAQGVVQILSLLLLFFISRKIFNSKVAIVAVILDLIYIPEIWVPNLILTEIFFKFFVLCLIYFSIYAIDEDKTKFYILGGVALGFAVLFRPTISAYPIVILIMWIIKKLSIKKAVKYTLAVTVVFCIILSPWWIRNYKTFNRFIPFTLATGNPMLQGTFINYDQTTKATDGLDYTHYNTKISTLSEIEKNTLEIDVSKYRLKNLFPKEPLKFIYWYTIGKGSYQVLTPFYWRNIFNIKYEVAGIYHFILLILSFTGMIFYFLRRNKDVLGILPIASVVYFILIYLPFFTMSRYFYPVMPILIMFSAYICVTIFENIPFKEKFLK; from the coding sequence ATGTTTAGTTTAAAAAATGAAAAAAGATCAATTAAAGTATTACTTTTTTTAAGTTGCCTCATATTATTTTCCTTAATATTGATTTCTATTTTTTATTATGGTAATACTACCCTTCTCGGAAATTTTTATGAACCTAATAATGACGATGTAAAATTTATAAGAAGCGCCTGGAATTTAGTACAAACAGGAGTATATACCTATCATGCGCCACCTAATCCAACGGTTTTTATGATGCCTGGTGTTGCATATACCTTAGCTTTCTTTATGTCAATCTTTAATAAATTTGGCGGCTTAACTGCTTTTCGTATTGCTCAGGGAGTTGTTCAAATACTCTCTTTACTCTTACTATTTTTTATATCAAGGAAGATATTCAATAGTAAAGTAGCTATTGTTGCAGTTATATTAGATTTAATTTACATACCTGAAATTTGGGTTCCTAATCTCATATTAACTGAAATATTCTTTAAATTTTTTGTATTATGTCTCATTTATTTTTCCATATATGCTATAGATGAGGATAAAACTAAATTTTATATTTTAGGCGGCGTAGCTCTGGGTTTTGCAGTCCTATTCAGACCTACTATATCTGCATATCCTATAGTCATTTTAATTATGTGGATTATAAAAAAATTAAGCATTAAAAAGGCTGTCAAATATACTTTAGCCGTTACAGTAGTATTCTGTATAATACTAAGTCCCTGGTGGATAAGAAATTATAAAACATTTAATAGATTCATTCCCTTTACCTTAGCTACAGGCAATCCTATGCTTCAAGGTACCTTCATTAATTATGATCAAACTACTAAAGCAACGGATGGATTAGATTATACTCATTACAATACTAAAATTTCTACGCTTTCTGAAATAGAAAAAAACACTCTAGAAATAGATGTTTCTAAATACAGATTAAAAAATCTTTTTCCAAAAGAACCTTTGAAATTTATATATTGGTATACCATAGGTAAGGGTAGCTATCAAGTTTTAACACCCTTTTATTGGAGAAATATTTTTAATATAAAATATGAAGTTGCAGGTATATATCATTTTATATTACTTATTTTAAGTTTTACTGGTATGATATTCTATTTTTTAAGACGTAACAAAGATGTACTTGGAATTTTGCCCATAGCATCGGTAGTATATTTTATTCTTATATATCTTCCATTTTTCACTATGAGCAGATATTTCTATCCTGTTATGCCCATTTTAATTATGTTTTCTGCCTATATTTGCGTAACTATATTTGAAAATATTCCTTTCAAGGAGAAATTTTTAAAATAA
- the hcp gene encoding hydroxylamine reductase: MFCYQCEQTPEGGCTKFGVCGKNPEIASLQDTIIFGLKGVSAYRTHAAELGKTDPEVDKIISEALYTTLTNSNFSLEENVGMALKVGTAAVKVMDLLDGAHTSKLGVPIPTVVTQDKVEGHCILITGHNLYALEELLKQTEGKGINIYTHSEMLPAHGYPELKKYPHLKGNVGKAWYDQRQLFEKFPGAILGTTNCLMPITTGTYANRFWTYGTAGLEGIEKIQNNDFTPLINKALELPKANIQSDKTLTTGFHHNTVLSIAPEIIEAVKAGKIKRFFVIAGCDAPTKGRNYYRELAEALPKECVILTTSCGKFRFNDIDFGTVPGIDIPRYIDLGQCNNSGSTVKIALALAEAFGCGVNDLPVSIVLSWFEQKAVAILLGLFSLGVKNIYVGPSAPKFISAGVLKVLQDNFNLNLVSGDAKADLAKMMG; the protein is encoded by the coding sequence ATGTTCTGTTACCAGTGCGAACAGACTCCAGAAGGTGGATGTACAAAGTTTGGTGTTTGTGGTAAGAATCCTGAAATAGCAAGTCTTCAAGATACAATAATATTTGGATTAAAAGGAGTATCTGCATACAGAACTCATGCAGCAGAGCTTGGAAAAACAGATCCAGAAGTGGACAAAATAATTAGTGAAGCATTATATACAACACTTACAAATTCAAATTTCAGTTTAGAAGAAAATGTAGGAATGGCATTAAAGGTTGGTACAGCAGCTGTTAAGGTTATGGATCTTTTAGATGGTGCACATACTTCAAAGCTGGGGGTACCGATACCTACTGTAGTAACACAGGACAAGGTTGAAGGCCACTGTATATTGATCACAGGTCATAATCTATATGCTTTAGAAGAATTATTAAAGCAGACAGAGGGAAAAGGGATAAACATATACACTCACTCAGAAATGCTGCCAGCTCATGGATATCCAGAACTTAAGAAATATCCGCATTTAAAAGGTAATGTAGGTAAAGCATGGTATGATCAAAGACAATTATTTGAGAAATTCCCAGGAGCAATTCTTGGAACTACAAACTGCTTAATGCCAATAACTACAGGAACTTATGCAAATAGATTCTGGACTTATGGGACAGCAGGACTTGAAGGGATTGAGAAGATTCAAAATAATGATTTCACTCCATTAATAAATAAAGCTTTAGAACTGCCAAAAGCAAATATTCAGTCAGATAAAACTTTAACTACTGGTTTCCACCACAATACAGTACTATCTATAGCACCAGAAATAATTGAGGCTGTTAAAGCTGGAAAAATTAAAAGATTTTTCGTAATAGCTGGCTGTGATGCACCTACTAAGGGGAGAAATTACTACAGAGAGCTTGCAGAAGCACTTCCAAAGGAATGCGTAATATTAACTACTTCCTGCGGTAAATTCAGATTTAACGATATAGACTTTGGAACAGTTCCAGGAATAGATATACCAAGATATATAGACCTTGGACAGTGTAACAATTCTGGTTCAACAGTAAAAATTGCCCTAGCGCTAGCAGAAGCTTTTGGCTGCGGAGTTAATGACCTTCCAGTAAGCATTGTATTATCATGGTTTGAACAAAAAGCTGTGGCAATATTACTTGGTTTATTCAGCCTTGGAGTTAAAAATATATATGTAGGACCTTCAGCACCTAAATTCATATCAGCTGGTGTATTAAAGGTATTACAGGATAACTTCAATTTGAATCTGGTAAGTGGAGATGCAAAGGCAGATCTAGCTAAAATGATGGGATAA
- a CDS encoding IS110 family transposase: MKKLDYLSTLFVGIDIGARQNVVSAINFDQEFLIKMEPVPNTQFGAEQLESMLVKVLEKNTFKTVIIGLESTSFYGVHIANFLSSSERLMPYKPYVYCLNPKEVANYKDSFNSLDKNDSIDSFVIADFARVGRIHTEPWRGSQYLALQRLTRHRLHIVECLTREKTYMLSNVFLKFSEFALLQGDDHPFSDKYGATASSILTDFLSSEDIANTSIEDLVDFVNKKSRKRISNPQMTAEILQQAARNSYRLDKCLYEPLTTSIACSFNCIQAFEKELKAINKAIEKAVMGMNPVEYQILMSIPGFGPVYSSGILSELGSVHAFPNNNAIAKYAGIVWKENQSGGFKAENTPMNKAGNRYLRYYLIEAAGSIVRYIPEYQEFYQKKFAEVTTHQHKRALALTSRKLIRLIFGLLAKNQLYSSNRVDK, translated from the coding sequence ATGAAGAAATTAGATTACTTATCAACTCTATTTGTTGGTATCGATATTGGTGCGAGACAAAATGTTGTCTCTGCTATTAATTTTGATCAAGAATTCTTGATTAAAATGGAGCCTGTTCCTAATACACAATTTGGTGCAGAACAATTAGAATCCATGCTTGTTAAAGTGTTAGAAAAGAACACTTTTAAAACTGTAATAATCGGCTTAGAATCTACTTCCTTTTACGGAGTACATATTGCCAATTTTTTATCTTCAAGTGAAAGACTTATGCCTTACAAGCCTTATGTTTACTGCTTAAACCCTAAGGAAGTTGCTAACTACAAAGATTCCTTCAATTCTCTTGATAAAAATGACAGCATTGACTCTTTTGTTATTGCTGATTTTGCAAGAGTTGGCAGAATTCATACTGAACCCTGGCGGGGTTCTCAATATCTTGCTCTGCAAAGACTTACAAGACACAGGCTTCATATTGTTGAATGCTTAACCAGAGAAAAGACTTACATGTTATCCAATGTATTTCTCAAGTTTAGTGAATTTGCTTTGTTACAGGGTGATGATCATCCTTTTTCTGATAAATATGGTGCTACTGCGTCATCTATATTGACAGATTTTCTTTCTTCTGAAGATATTGCAAATACTTCAATTGAAGATCTTGTTGACTTCGTCAATAAAAAAAGTCGCAAGCGGATTTCCAATCCACAGATGACTGCTGAAATTCTGCAGCAGGCTGCACGTAATTCATACCGCCTTGATAAATGTTTGTATGAGCCTTTAACAACCTCAATTGCCTGCTCTTTTAATTGTATTCAGGCTTTTGAGAAAGAACTTAAAGCTATTAACAAGGCTATTGAAAAAGCAGTTATGGGAATGAACCCCGTTGAATACCAAATTTTAATGTCAATACCTGGGTTCGGCCCTGTTTACTCTAGTGGCATTCTTTCAGAATTAGGTAGTGTTCATGCTTTCCCTAATAACAATGCCATTGCTAAATACGCTGGCATCGTATGGAAGGAAAATCAATCTGGTGGTTTTAAGGCTGAAAACACACCAATGAACAAAGCAGGCAACCGTTATTTGCGCTATTATCTGATAGAAGCTGCTGGAAGTATCGTAAGATATATTCCTGAATATCAAGAATTCTATCAGAAGAAATTTGCTGAAGTAACTACACATCAGCATAAACGAGCACTCGCACTAACATCTCGTAAATTGATTCGTTTGATTTTTGGATTGCTGGCTAAAAATCAACTCTACTCTTCAAATAGGGTAGATAAATAA
- a CDS encoding phosphatase PAP2 family protein — MNKIRDNIPAFCFMLPILILNGMYGLLNSPNRGITSLATNLDMSIPFIKQFIIPYVVWYPLVPIVFIYICTKDKLTYCKLLVSLVCGLIISYFTFYFFQTTISRPTLVGNDIFTDIIRILYKIDNPYNCFPSIHVMACFFMIEGIWKCKERNKVIGIFVTILNILIIISTFFVKQHVILDAVSGIAIAVVTFGIANIVIKDEVAEFCKKPYLAISSFSLGNKSDVKY, encoded by the coding sequence ATGAATAAGATACGTGATAATATACCAGCTTTTTGCTTTATGCTTCCAATATTAATATTGAATGGGATGTATGGACTTTTAAATTCACCTAATAGAGGAATTACCAGTTTAGCTACTAATCTGGATATGAGTATACCTTTTATAAAACAATTTATAATACCATATGTTGTATGGTATCCTTTAGTGCCAATAGTTTTCATATATATATGTACAAAAGATAAATTAACCTATTGCAAGCTTTTAGTTAGTTTGGTCTGTGGTTTGATAATATCCTATTTTACCTTCTATTTTTTTCAAACTACAATTTCAAGACCAACTCTGGTAGGTAATGATATATTTACAGATATAATTAGAATTTTATATAAGATAGATAATCCATATAATTGTTTTCCAAGTATACATGTGATGGCATGTTTCTTTATGATTGAGGGCATATGGAAGTGTAAAGAAAGAAATAAAGTTATTGGTATTTTTGTGACTATATTAAATATATTGATAATTATATCTACATTTTTTGTGAAGCAGCATGTTATTTTAGATGCAGTATCTGGTATTGCCATAGCTGTAGTTACATTTGGTATAGCCAATATAGTGATTAAAGATGAAGTGGCAGAATTCTGTAAGAAACCTTATTTAGCAATTAGCAGCTTTTCACTTGGAAATAAAAGTGATGTGAAGTATTAA
- a CDS encoding mannose-1-phosphate guanylyltransferase: protein MLYALILAGGKGTRLYPLSREENPKQFLKVINNKSFLRNTVDRIKPLVNKENIYIVTNENYIQKVYDEIPEISKENVYAEPINKETATCIGLSAIKLLKKDNDAVMMVLPSDHHVEGNKEFIDTLKQGVDIVQRRRGLVTIGIPPARPETGYGYIQMGEKISSSSSAYKVERFVEKPNIEVAKDFLLAENYLWNSGMFIWRADSFLREMEKYLPKMYKSLMTIYQYLGTEKEEEVIREQYDLIDGISVDFGVMQKTRKAYVIKCDFGWDDIGNFVALSRFLNEYRGNSINGNTFLEQSENCCIFGKDKLVIGFGIKDLIVVDSGDVILIMDKNKDQEIKSLVNTLKDNNILDKYL, encoded by the coding sequence TTGTTATATGCACTAATATTGGCAGGTGGAAAGGGAACAAGACTTTATCCTCTATCTCGTGAAGAGAATCCCAAACAGTTCTTAAAAGTAATTAATAATAAAAGCTTTCTAAGAAACACCGTTGATAGAATAAAGCCTTTAGTTAATAAGGAAAATATATATATTGTGACTAATGAAAATTATATACAGAAAGTATATGATGAGATTCCAGAAATAAGCAAAGAAAATGTTTATGCAGAACCTATTAACAAGGAAACCGCTACCTGTATTGGATTATCTGCTATAAAATTGTTGAAAAAAGACAATGATGCAGTAATGATGGTTCTTCCTTCAGACCATCATGTTGAAGGAAATAAAGAATTTATAGATACATTAAAACAAGGTGTAGATATAGTACAAAGAAGGAGAGGGCTCGTAACTATAGGGATTCCTCCCGCAAGACCTGAAACGGGATATGGGTATATACAAATGGGAGAAAAAATTTCTTCCTCCAGTTCTGCGTACAAGGTTGAAAGATTTGTTGAGAAGCCAAATATTGAGGTGGCAAAGGATTTTTTATTAGCAGAAAATTATTTGTGGAATAGCGGAATGTTTATATGGCGAGCAGATTCATTTTTGAGAGAAATGGAGAAATATCTTCCAAAGATGTATAAGAGTCTTATGACTATATATCAATATTTGGGAACAGAAAAAGAAGAGGAAGTTATAAGGGAACAATATGACCTTATAGATGGAATATCAGTAGATTTTGGTGTAATGCAAAAAACTAGAAAAGCTTATGTAATAAAATGTGACTTTGGATGGGATGATATAGGAAATTTTGTTGCTTTATCCAGATTTTTAAACGAATATCGAGGAAATAGCATTAATGGTAATACATTTTTAGAGCAAAGTGAAAATTGCTGTATATTTGGAAAAGATAAGCTTGTTATAGGCTTTGGAATAAAGGATTTAATTGTAGTGGATTCAGGAGATGTAATTCTAATAATGGACAAAAATAAAGATCAAGAAATAAAGTCTCTAGTAAACACCTTAAAAGACAATAATATATTGGATAAATATTTATAG
- a CDS encoding DNA-3-methyladenine glycosylase, which produces MKLKREFYNRDTVEVAKDLLGKILVHSVGGKTTSGKIVEVEAYKGIIDKAAHTYNGRRTERVEVMYGKPGLSYVFFIYGMHYCMNVVTREEGIGEAVLIRALQPVDGIKIMSERRYKVPFEELKEKQVINLTNGPSKLCKAMDIDKRGCNGIDLCEDILFIKEGHKEPFDIGISKRIGIDYAGEAKDFPWRFFIEGNKFVSKIR; this is translated from the coding sequence ATGAAATTAAAAAGAGAATTTTATAATAGGGATACTGTAGAGGTAGCTAAAGATCTTTTAGGTAAGATACTGGTTCACAGCGTTGGAGGTAAAACGACTTCCGGGAAAATTGTAGAAGTTGAAGCCTATAAGGGAATTATAGATAAAGCAGCTCATACTTATAATGGAAGAAGAACTGAGAGAGTTGAAGTAATGTATGGTAAGCCAGGTCTTTCTTATGTGTTTTTTATATATGGAATGCATTATTGTATGAATGTAGTTACCAGAGAAGAAGGAATAGGGGAGGCAGTACTCATTAGAGCACTTCAGCCTGTTGATGGCATAAAGATAATGAGTGAGAGAAGATATAAGGTACCCTTTGAGGAGCTTAAAGAGAAACAAGTAATAAATTTAACAAATGGACCATCAAAGCTTTGTAAAGCTATGGATATTGATAAAAGAGGATGCAATGGAATAGATTTATGTGAAGATATTTTGTTTATTAAAGAGGGCCATAAAGAACCCTTTGATATAGGTATATCAAAGAGAATAGGAATTGATTATGCAGGAGAAGCAAAAGATTTTCCTTGGAGATTTTTTATAGAAGGAAATAAATTTGTTTCTAAGATCAGATAA
- the metA gene encoding homoserine O-acetyltransferase MetA: MPIKIRDDLPAAGILNNENIFIMPENRAVHQDIRSLKIAILNLMPNKISTEVQLLRLISNTSLQIDIELLHPKTHVSKNVSEEYLMTYYKTFDEIKDQKFDGLIITGAPVEQLSFDDVNYWDELKDIMDWSVHNVHSTLHICWGAQAGLNYHYNIPKYALKDKMSGVFLHKVMKKSTKLLRGFDDEFFAPHSRHSEVRRSDIEKVKELSILSESEEAGVYIVSDKNGRQIFVVGHSEYDPLTLKQEYERDLCNGLNPKMPKNYFPEDDPNETPIVRWRSHANLLFSNWLNYYVYQETPYDLKNIG; this comes from the coding sequence ATGCCTATTAAAATAAGAGATGATTTACCTGCTGCTGGAATTTTAAATAATGAAAATATATTTATAATGCCTGAAAATAGAGCGGTACATCAAGATATTAGATCATTAAAAATTGCAATTTTAAATCTTATGCCCAATAAAATTTCCACAGAAGTTCAGCTTTTGAGATTAATTAGTAACACTTCTTTACAGATTGATATTGAATTACTACATCCTAAGACTCATGTATCGAAAAATGTATCTGAAGAATATTTAATGACTTATTACAAAACTTTTGACGAAATTAAGGATCAAAAATTTGATGGTTTAATTATAACAGGAGCACCTGTAGAACAATTAAGCTTTGATGATGTTAATTATTGGGATGAACTTAAAGATATAATGGACTGGAGTGTACATAATGTACATTCAACTTTGCATATATGTTGGGGTGCCCAAGCAGGGCTTAACTATCATTACAATATACCGAAGTATGCTTTAAAAGATAAAATGTCTGGTGTGTTCTTACATAAGGTAATGAAAAAAAGTACCAAGCTTCTTAGAGGTTTTGATGATGAATTTTTTGCACCTCACTCAAGGCATTCGGAGGTTAGAAGATCAGATATAGAAAAGGTAAAAGAATTATCTATATTATCAGAATCTGAAGAAGCAGGAGTATATATAGTTTCTGATAAAAATGGAAGACAAATTTTTGTGGTAGGACACTCTGAATATGACCCTTTGACTTTAAAACAAGAGTATGAAAGAGACTTATGCAATGGACTTAATCCAAAGATGCCTAAAAATTATTTTCCTGAAGATGACCCAAATGAAACTCCTATAGTAAGGTGGAGAAGTCATGCTAATTTATTATTTTCAAATTGGTTAAATTACTATGTTTATCAGGAAACTCCATATGATTTAAAGAATATAGGGTAA
- a CDS encoding MBL fold metallo-hydrolase — translation MNISFLGGASEVGGSCILIKIYNKNILLDCGIRQSNSKDPLPDFKTIQDKGGVDAIVISHAHMDHIGSLPIISKEYPYAKIYTNRMTKDLMKVLLYDSLKIMNNRELEIPLYVEVDVQDMLNRIVAINYMREIDIFEDIKLTFYIAGHIAGASCVYITSNEGTVFYSGDFSIFSQKTIEGLKVPKLRPDVAIFETTYGDKLHSNRDVEEQRLLEFIKECEINKGKMLIPAFALGRSQEILLIIKKALNKKNIKNIKVYVDGMIRDINRVYKLNPLYLKNSLGKKILRGIEPFYDDNIISVDSRELRDKILQEKEPCIIISSSGMLTGGYSQYYAEKIAPMENGYIIITGYQDEESPGRKLLKLLEEDEEKKLELNGKIIPVKCKVEKVGLSAHSDKSEIKSLINLLAPGNIFMVHGNEEVVKDFTRELCGEVRGRVYAPECGGSYEISIRNPRKQWKRQIQNIVGSSRELDEENIKELWKFIFENYGERLFTIEEIIYIWNGNNKITSMNLDKIEKLIVQSVYFDNDARRLFLFKCRSREEIEEETKERELKPNELNEKISLCFGEFNFKKASIMYEDKRIVLSFDFPNIVNKSIYNSIENFKKQVQWEVEINSSLNINAVNILIKELFYDADIKKISYKLEDKKVLLILNSEYSFDKEILQKFKEKTGLDLAIQNNGAGKEINDNIVEGKNKLNAMEQNQALSFIDNSFKEEKFKPYKKSIKVSNGSKYIELFFITPAIGNKYNEKLYNLVEHTGWNMCISRSANQNEIINFAVMLCGKNEMVLRKNPSFSSSNLNVELRLENKDENKLKLVKEEFEYNTGCTLSW, via the coding sequence ATGAATATTTCATTTTTAGGAGGAGCCAGTGAAGTTGGAGGAAGCTGTATACTCATTAAAATTTATAATAAAAATATATTATTGGACTGTGGAATAAGGCAGAGTAATTCTAAAGATCCTTTACCGGATTTTAAAACTATTCAAGATAAGGGTGGAGTAGATGCCATTGTTATAAGTCATGCGCATATGGATCATATAGGCTCGTTACCAATTATAAGTAAGGAATATCCATATGCAAAAATATATACAAATAGAATGACGAAAGACCTAATGAAGGTTCTTCTTTACGATAGTTTAAAAATAATGAATAATAGAGAATTGGAAATTCCCCTGTATGTAGAGGTAGATGTGCAGGATATGCTTAATAGAATAGTTGCCATAAATTATATGAGAGAAATTGATATTTTTGAAGACATAAAGCTTACCTTTTATATAGCGGGACATATTGCAGGGGCATCTTGCGTGTATATTACTTCTAATGAAGGCACTGTATTTTATTCAGGGGATTTTTCTATATTTTCTCAAAAAACTATAGAAGGTTTAAAGGTACCTAAATTAAGACCTGATGTAGCAATTTTTGAAACCACTTATGGAGATAAACTTCATTCCAATAGAGACGTTGAGGAGCAAAGACTTTTGGAATTCATAAAAGAATGTGAGATAAATAAAGGAAAGATGCTGATTCCGGCTTTTGCCTTGGGAAGATCGCAAGAAATCTTGCTTATTATAAAGAAAGCATTAAATAAAAAAAATATAAAAAATATAAAAGTTTATGTAGATGGTATGATAAGGGATATAAATAGAGTATATAAACTTAATCCTTTATATTTGAAAAATTCTTTGGGTAAAAAAATATTAAGGGGAATTGAACCTTTCTATGATGACAATATAATTTCTGTAGATAGCAGGGAATTAAGAGATAAAATATTGCAGGAAAAAGAGCCCTGTATAATAATTTCCAGTTCAGGAATGCTTACAGGAGGATATAGTCAGTATTATGCAGAAAAAATAGCTCCTATGGAAAATGGATACATAATCATAACTGGATATCAGGACGAAGAATCTCCAGGAAGAAAATTATTAAAGCTTTTAGAGGAAGATGAGGAAAAAAAACTGGAGCTTAACGGGAAAATAATACCTGTAAAATGTAAAGTAGAAAAAGTAGGACTTTCTGCCCACAGCGATAAAAGTGAGATAAAATCTCTTATAAATTTATTGGCTCCCGGTAATATATTTATGGTACATGGAAATGAAGAAGTAGTAAAAGATTTTACTAGGGAGCTTTGTGGAGAAGTAAGAGGAAGAGTCTATGCACCAGAATGTGGAGGAAGCTATGAAATAAGTATAAGGAACCCAAGAAAACAGTGGAAAAGGCAGATACAAAATATTGTGGGAAGTTCCAGAGAATTAGACGAAGAGAATATAAAAGAATTATGGAAGTTTATATTTGAAAATTACGGTGAGAGACTTTTTACCATAGAAGAAATTATTTATATATGGAATGGAAATAATAAAATAACATCTATGAACTTAGATAAAATTGAAAAATTAATAGTTCAGAGTGTATATTTTGATAATGACGCAAGAAGATTATTTTTATTTAAATGTAGGAGTAGAGAAGAAATAGAAGAGGAAACCAAAGAGAGAGAATTAAAGCCAAATGAGCTTAATGAAAAGATAAGCTTATGTTTTGGTGAGTTTAATTTTAAAAAAGCCAGCATCATGTATGAGGATAAAAGAATTGTCTTAAGCTTTGATTTTCCAAATATTGTAAACAAAAGTATATATAATAGTATAGAAAATTTTAAAAAGCAAGTTCAGTGGGAAGTGGAAATAAATTCTTCGTTAAATATAAATGCAGTGAACATATTAATTAAAGAACTTTTTTATGATGCAGACATAAAGAAAATATCCTATAAATTAGAGGACAAGAAAGTGCTATTGATACTAAATTCAGAGTACAGTTTTGATAAAGAAATATTACAGAAATTTAAAGAAAAAACAGGTCTAGATTTGGCAATACAAAATAATGGAGCAGGTAAAGAAATTAATGATAACATTGTGGAAGGCAAAAATAAACTCAATGCAATGGAGCAAAACCAAGCTTTGAGTTTTATAGATAATAGTTTTAAGGAAGAGAAATTCAAACCGTATAAAAAGAGCATAAAGGTATCAAATGGTAGTAAATACATAGAATTATTTTTTATAACTCCAGCTATAGGTAATAAATATAACGAAAAACTATACAATTTAGTAGAACATACTGGATGGAATATGTGCATATCGCGTAGTGCAAACCAAAATGAAATAATAAATTTTGCAGTGATGCTTTGTGGAAAAAATGAGATGGTTTTAAGAAAAAATCCATCTTTTAGTAGTTCTAATTTGAATGTAGAATTAAGACTTGAAAACAAAGATGAAAATAAGCTTAAGCTTGTAAAAGAAGAATTCGAATATAATACAGGATGTACACTAAGCTGGTAA